In Brassica napus cultivar Da-Ae chromosome A3, Da-Ae, whole genome shotgun sequence, the sequence CACATCCCAGCACTCCTCAATCAACCTgttttatatatagaaattgGAAGAGGATTGGTTAGGGATCATCAAGGACCAAGCAAAATGATGTTACTCTACACCAattgcaaaaacaaaaaagtctATAAAAGAGATGATTACACTTACTCTCTCATCTCTTCGGGACAACTTTTGGTCTTGGCCTTAAACGAAGGTCTTCTTCCTTCCAAACACATTAGCTTCACTGCCTCTTCTGGGGGCTTAGGATGGAAAGGTTGTACTCCTTCAATCATCTGAAAAGTTTTCAAGATTAACTCAATCAAAATATTAGTTcagtgagatttttttttttatcctcagTGCTAGAAATCTATTAACTAGAGTGATTGAGAAACAGAATGAAGTACTTTTAGAGAGCACCTAAAGGAGTGAGGTGGACTAAACCAATCAGATACAGCCATCAAGAAATGTAGAGGAGCAGTGCTAACCAATGATTGACGTTAAGATTAACCATAAGGTACATACATACCTCATATAATACAACACCAAAAGAGTACGAATCCGCACTTCTGTCAAATATTTCATCTCTGTAAACCTCAGGTGCTACACAGTAATCTGCAAACACAATTGGCTCATGAATTCAATCATTCTTatgaatatatcaaaaatagaaacaatttatatatttttatcaaagttTTTAAGAGTTTCTGTGCTAAAACTTACTTGAAAGGTCTATATGTGCCCCGTGATTAAGGACTTTTGATTTATCTGATGATAACTTTTCAAAACTTATCAAACCAAATCCAGCCACCTTCAAAAGTCCTCCATTATCGAGCATAATATTTCTGCCACCTTACAAGAAGTTGCGGAAATTAGATAACTGAGAGGTTCCAATACCATGTTCTTGAACAAGATAACATGCAGATGCTTCTTTATTTAGTTATCTTACTTGGGTTTTAGATCACAGTGGATTACTGGTTCTGGTTTACACTCGTGAAGATAGTTCATTCCCCTGAGAAAGAGCCAAATGATTTATTTGTTCAGAACATTAAAATTTGAATACAATCTTGCAAAAAAAAGAGTACATGCCTGGCTATATCGAGGGCAAATCTTAGAACTTTGGATGGAGAAAGGCGCCCTTTCTTTTGAAGATAGCTCCCAAGGTCACCCTGAAAGTTACACCCAAGCCAAAAAAATTCACTTCCTAGAATCCAAAAGATGTTTAAGGAGGGACAATTCTGTGTAAAGAAGGAGAAGGTTACTTTAGGATGATACTCAGACACAATCATCATGGGGACATTTTGAGTGACAGCTCCAACAAATTGCACAACATTAGGATGACGAACCTTTTCGAATAAAGTAAGTTCGTGTTTGAAGGCGTTTCTGTGAGTAAGCATTCAGATGATATAATCTCAGAGCAAAcataatacataaaaacaaaacaggGATTCTAATATCTTACAGCTCATATCATCAATCACTATTAGCATTAGAAgtgattttaatgatttatagATTAATATAAGAAGAGATTCAAAATCAGTCTTGACCTGTTTGCTAACTTAGACAGATACCGATTAAAGAGAAGAGTAAAACGTACATGGTATCATGATCCTTGTAGAGATCCTTATCAAGTATCTTTACAGATACTTTAGTCCCATTCCATTTAGCCACTTGATATATTCCCTAGAAAATGATGAAATGTTTTTGTTAGAAGCATTTTAGCTGGAAAATTAAAGCATGATCCACAGGAAAGTGAAGCAAAAGAGGCCTTGCCTTTGAGATACCATCAGCTTTCCGAACTTGAAGTTCTTGTGGATTTAACTCGTAATCAGGAACATGACGAGGATTGGCCACAACCATTGGTGTCTTTTTCGTTTtctacaaccaaaaaaaaaaaagtgtaatgAAACGCATTGGAGATTATATGAAACAGAACATAGCTTGAtccatgcatatatataccGGAACTTTGGCTCCACGGGCTTTCAAGATGTTGTAAACGTCCATGTTACCATAGTACTTAGCATCGGCAGCTGCCTATCCACACAAGAACACAAAAGTTTTAGATCAAAAGCACTAAAGAACACCTACTAAAAGAGACGCAAGGAGGCTTGCGTATAAAGATATCCGTTAGGTTTTGGATAGGTTCAGATTTTGGAATTATTGGTGTCATGCTCATAACCATGTTCTAAAAATCAGGTTGGATGGCGCCTATACATCCGTCTAGGCTGTAAATGGGTTATAGCGAAAACAATTTTCTTGGAATCTGTTTTAATCAGCTTAAATTGGTTAAACCATTCTAAATCAGTTTAAATTGATATAACTCACTGTAATTTGGTGTAAATCGGTTAAATCAAGTAACAATGTTAGTGTAGGTCCACAAATTTATCTGATTTCattttttgtatatctaatttttaaatttcatcaaaataattttataatt encodes:
- the LOC106437717 gene encoding serine/threonine-protein kinase HT1-like (The RefSeq protein aligns at 99% coverage compared to this genomic sequence); its protein translation is MANIAGQLKRGISRQLSSVSLRRTFSRQFTRQASHDPRRINMRFSFGRQSSLDPIRRSPEGSGHPQLAVPDNLDATMQLLFVACRGDVEGVQDLLDEGIDVNSIDLDGRTALHIAACEGHVDVVKLLLTRKANIDARDRWGSTAAADAKYYGNMDVYNILKARGAKVPKTKKTPMVVANPRHVPDYELNPQELQVRKADGISKGIYQVAKWNGTKVSVKILDKDLYKDHDTINAFKHELTLFEKVRHPNVVQFVGAVTQNVPMMIVSEYHPKGDLGSYLQKKGRLSPSKVLRFALDIARGMNYLHECKPEPVIHCDLKPKNIMLDNGGLLKVAGFGLISFEKLSSDKSKVLNHGAHIDLSNYCVAPEVYRDEIFDRSADSYSFGVVLYEMIEGVQPFHPKPPEEAVKLMCLEGRRPSFKAKTKSCPEEMRELIEECWDVKAVVRPTFSEIIVRLDRIFVQCSKQGWWKDTFKFPWK